CGGCTAGCGTATTAAAGATGGAGCTTTGGCGCCCCCAGGCCCGCCCGATGATGAGGAAGGTGAACATCACCGTGGCCCGCAACACCGACGCCGACAGCCCCGTGACGAAAGCGTAACTCCAGATGACGGTGAGGCCCAGCAGCGCCGACCACAGCCGGAAGCCTGGCACCCGCGCAAAAAACAGCTTCAGCAACACCGTGAGGGCCGCAAACAGCAGGCCCACCTGCAGCCCGCTCACGGCCATGATGTGCGAGGTACCCGTGCTGCTGTAGGCCAGCTTGGTTTCGCCATCCACGTCGTCCTTGATGCCCAGCACCAGCGCCGAAGCAATGGCGTATTCGCGCTTCTCTTTAATGTATTGACGAAAAACGCCATCGAGCTTCTCGGCGCAAGTCATGCTCCAGTACACCAGCACATTGGGCGGCGCCACGCGCAGCACGCGGTACTGGTCGGGGTGAATGTATTGCTGATGATACACCTGCCGATAGGCCAGGTACTGGCGGTAGTCGAACTCGCCGGGGTTCAGCGGCGGCTTGCTGGGGTCGGGGTGGCCGCGAATGAGCCACACCTCGCCGTAGCGCGGCTGCGCAATGCCCGCCACCCGCGGCAGCGACACCCGCACGCCGCCCGTGGCCCGGCGCCAGCGCCCATCTACCCGCACGGCCTGCACCCGCAGCGTGGTGGCAAAGGTGGCGGCGCGCACCACGGTGGCTTCGTCCACCACCGCCTGGTAACAGTCAATGCGGGTGTCGAACCGAAAGAGGTGGTCGGCCCGGCGGCTTTCAGTGGCGCGCTGCGTGAGGGCGGCCCCGAACAGAAAAACGGCCAGCAGGGCCACCACTCCGGCCGCATCGGTGACGGCCGGCCGGCGTTGGCGAATGGCCCAGGCAATGAGCAGCATCGTGGCCGCCGCCATTCCCACGGCCACGGGCCAGAGCTCCGGCCAGGCTTCGCCAAGGTAGAGGTAGGCCACGATGCCGCCAATGAGCGCGGGCGTGTAGCGAACGAATGGGAACGTGGCCCAGGTAATCATTTATGGCAGAAAAAGAGAGCGTATTGAATTGGCAATGTAGGACTTTGCCCCGATACCGCCCAAGCGCCCGGCCATCGGACTGGCAGAATTAGTAATTTGGGCGGGCAATTTCTTCCTGCCATGCTCTCCTTTCTGCGCCGCCTCAAGCTTAGCTACGCCGCCTACAACGTGCTTCAACCCCGCCGGCTGCGGCACAACGTGCCCCTGTACCAGAAGCTGGGGCTGCACAAGCAGTACTTCTCCCCCGTCAGCAGCCGCGATTTCCGGCACTTGGCGCCCGATGCGGGCCTGCCACCCGTGCCCCCGCTGCCCCAGCGGCTGGCGGCCACGGCCGCCTTCCGGGCGCTGCCCCCGCCAGCCAGGCCAGCCTGCTGGCGTTTGAAGAAAATGGCTTTGCGGTGCTGCCGGGCTTTTTCAGCGCCGACACCGTGGACGGCATCAATGCCGAATTGGCGAAGCTCATCGAAACCAGGCAAATCAGCCGGCGCTACCGCAACAAGTTCATGTTTGCCTTTCGGCAGTCGGCCCGCATCCGGGAGGCGGGCGAAGGCGCTTTGCGCAGCCTATTGGCCGCCCTGCTGGGCCACGAAACCACGCTATTTCAGAGCATTAACTTTCTCACCGGCAGCGAGCAGCGCACCCACTCCGACAGTATCCACATGAGCACCTTTCCGCTGGGGGGCATGGCGGCGGCCTGGGTGGCGCTCGAAGACATTACGCCCGGCAACGGCCCGCTGCACTACTACCCCGGCAGCCACAAGCTCCCCTACTACCTCAACGCCGACTACCAGAACGAAGGCACTACTTGGCTTATCGGTGACAAGGAATACACTGAGTACGAGGCCTACATCAATCAGAAAATAGCCGAAGCCGGCCTGCCCAAGCAGGTTTTCCTGGCCCGCAAAGGCGACGTCTTTGTGTGGCACGCCAACCTGATGCATGGCGGCGAGCCCCACCTCGATAAAGCCCAGACGCGCAAAAGCATGGTGTTCCACTACTTCAGCCAGGCCCACATCTGCTACCACGAAATCACGCAGCGCCCGGCGCTGCTGTAGCGTGGGCTCTGCGTGTCCACGCGTTGCGAACGTTCGCCCGGGTATGGACTCGCAGAGTCCACGCTACAGCACCATTTTGTAGTGCTGAATATTAGCTTCCTCAAACATTTCCCCCTGTTTTTGGAAGCCGTGGCGCTCGTAAAAGGGCACGGCCCTCAACTGGGCGTTGAGGTAAATCTCGGCGTCGGGCAGTTCGGCCTGCACGTCGGCCAGCACGGCATGAAGCAGGGCCGCCCCGATTTCCTGATTGCGAAAATCGGATAGCACGGCAAACCGCTCCAGCTTCACGCCGTTTTCGGTTTCGCGCCAGCGGGCGGCGCCAGCGGGCGTGCCGTCGGCGGCGCGGGCCAGGTAGTGGCGGGCATCGGTGCGGTCGTGCACGTCGTGCTCCTTGGCAGCCGGCACGCCCTGCTCCTGCTGAAACACTTTCTCGCGGATGGTGAAGGCGGCGTCGAGGTCGCGCAGGTCGGTGATGCGGTAGGCGGTGGCGGGCATGGCAGTGTTAATGAGGGTACTTAAAAACCGTCATCCTGAGCGCAGCGAAAGACCTTCTCACGCCTGAACAATTTGTTCTGACGCGAGAAGGTCTTTCGCTGCGCTCAGGATGACAGCATATGCGTGAAAAACTACAGCGCCTGTTCGTGGTTCACGGGCAGCTCGGGCTCGTCGGTAGCGGGGGCATCGGGCAGCAGGCCCTGCTCGCGCAGGCGGCGCTCGTGGCGCTCATCGCGGCGCGCCGAACCGTTTTGCTGGGCCTGGCGGGTGGTTTCCTCGGTGTCGTACCGGTCGTAGGCTTCCACAATTTCCTTTACCAGACGGTGACGCACCACGTCTTCCGACGTCATCTCGACGTAGCCGATGCCGGGCACGCTCTTCAGGATGTCGAGCGCCTGCAGCAGGCCCGATTTCTGGCGGGTGGGCAGGTCAATCTGGCTGCGGTCGCCGTTCACCATCACTTTGGCGGTGGGGCCCATGCGCGTCAGAAACATCTTCAGTTGCGAGGGCGTGGTGTTCTGAGCTTCATCAAGCAGCACGAAGGCGTTGTTCAGCGTGCGGCCACGCATGTAGGCCAACGGGGCGATTTCGATGATTTTGTTTTCCTGGTAGAACTTCAGCTTTTCGGCCGGAATCATGTCTTCCAGAGCGTCATAAATCGGGCGCAAGTAAGGGTCTACTTTCTCCTTCATGTCGCCGGGCAGGAAACCGAGGCTTTCGCCGGCCTCTACCACGGGGCGCGAGATGATGATTTTCTTGACCTCCTTGTTTTTGAGGGCGCGCACGGCCAGAGCCACCGAAATATAGGTTTTGCCGGTGCCCGCGGGGCCCAGCGTAAACGTCAAATCGTGCGCCATCACGGTATCGACCAGCTTTTGCTGGTTGGGCGTTTTGGCTTTGATAACGCCGCCTTTGGCGCCGAACAGAATGACGTCGGGCGAAGCAGCCAGTACCCGTCCCTCGGCCTCTTCGGAGGTGGCGGAGAGGTACTGGTTGACGGTTTTGTCGGTAATCTGGCCGTACTGATGGTAGTGCTCGATGAGCGACGACAATAAATCGTTGATGCGGGAGATGACCGCCGGCTGGCCCTGAATCTTGATTTCGTTGCCGCGGCTGATAATTTTGGAACCCGGGAAAGCGGCAGCTAACTGACGGATATTCTGATTGTCGGGGCCGAGGAAATCGACCAGAGACATGTTTTCGAGGGTGATGATTTTTTCGACCAAGGGCGGGAGAAGGGGAAAAGAAGGCGGGGAAACAGCCAAAAAAGAAACAAGCCTTTCCGCACAAACCGGCTACTTTTGCCCCGGTTCGGGCGGACGAACAATACTACGAAAAACTACCGAACGCAGGCATGGGATTGATTACGTTGCTGACCGATTTTGGCTACCGCGACCATTACGTGGCGGCGCTGAAAGCGCGACTTCTGCAATTGGCCCCGGCGACGCCCGTGGTGGACATCAGCCACGGCGTCGAACCTTTTAACATCGCGCACGCCGTTCACGTTCTCCAATCCGTGTTTCGCGACTTTCCGGCGGGCACGGTGCACGTCATCGGCGTCGACGACCACGGCGCGGGCCCTGAGCCGGGCTGGCACGCGGCCCGCTACCAAGGCCACTTTTTCGTGGCCGGCGACAACGGCATTCTGGCCCTGCTCACCACCAGCGCCCCCGAGGAGCTGGTGGCCCTGCCGGCTGCCGTCACGGCCTCGCCTACCCGCGACGTGCTGCTGCCCGCCGCCGTGGCCCTGGCCAACGGCCAAGCCCTGACGTCGCTGGGCCCCGTGGTGACAAATTTCCACCAGCTCAACAACCGCCAGCTGCGCCTGCAGGACCACCGCATCACGGGCCACGTGGCGCACGTGGACCACTACGGCAACCTGATTACCAACATTTCCCGCACCGCGGTCGACGCCGTGGGCCATGGCCGCCCGTTTGCCGTGCACTTCGGCCGCGATGTGGTGCGCGAAATCCATCCGCACTTTTCGGCCGCCCCTCCCGGCGAGGCCGTGGCCGTGTTCAACAGCCAGGATTGCCTGTGCCTCGGCATTTGCCAGGGCAACGCCTCTGAGCTGCTGGGCTTGCATTTTGATTCGCAAGTTGACGTGCGCTTTCCGGTTGAGTAGCTTGGAATTATGAAAAAGACCGGCGTGCAGAGCGGCAGCGAAGCATCTCGCTCGAAGCAGTAATTCTTTTCGTTCAACGATTAGATTACTACCACAAGCGCGATGCTTCGCTGCCGCTCTGCACGCCGGTCTTTTTTGCCTTAAAGACGGCTGAGTTGCGGGGGCTTACTTCAGCGCGCCTTTCAGGTCGCTGACAGCTACGCCCTGGGCTTCTTTGGCTTCGGGCACTACAGCAGCCATGCCGAAGAATTCATGCGTGGTGCCAGTGTAAAGCTTGTAATTGGTTTTCACCCCGGCGGCGCTGAGCTTGTCAGCCAGGGCCTTGCCTTCGCTCTTCAGGGGTCGTAGTCGGCACCAATGACGGTGGTGGGCTCCAAGCCTTTCAGGTTGGCGGCCACGAGGTTGATGCGCGGGTCCTTTAAATCGGCCGGGGTGCGCTGGTAGTTCTTGAAGAACCACTCCATGCCGGCCTTATTGAGCGGAGCAGTTTCAGTATTGGCCTGGTAAGAAGGCGTGTTGGTGTCGGAACCGGCAATGGGATACACTAGTACTTGGTATTTGGGCAGGGCCACCTTTTTGTCGCGCGCCATGATGCTCACGTTGCAGGCCAGGTTGCCGCCGGCGCTTTCGCCCACCACGGCCACCTTGTTGGGGTCACCTTTCATGCTGGCGGCATTTTTCAACACGTACTGATAGGCGGCAAACGCGTCGTCGTGCGCCGTCGGAAATTTATGCTCCGGGGCTTTGCGGTATTCCACCGACACCACTACCGCCCCTACCTGCTCGCACAGGGCCTGGGCCGAGGCCGCATACGTATCGTTGGTGGCAATGACCCAGCCGCCGCCGTGGTAGTACACAATAACCGGGAACGGCCCGGCAGCGCCCTTGGGCGTGTAGATGCGCGCTTTCACGCCGGGCATCAAGGCTTTGGTAGCGGTATCGCAGTTCAGGGGCGGCACGGGAATGTTGCTCAGGCGCATCTGCTTCATGGCCGCGTCGGCGGCGGTGGGCTGCTTGCGGGCCTGGGCGGCGGTGAGCTCAGGCAGGGGTTTATTTTTGAAGCTCATGAGCTGCTCAATCACGGCTTGCATTTCGGGCTTAAGGCCAGGGCCCCAAGCGGGCTTGGCCATGGTGGGCTTCACCGTGCCTGGAGTGCCGGCGGTGACAGCCGTGTCGGGGCTGGCGGCCGTGGCCGTGCTGTCGGCGCCGGCCGTGGTGGCGGTTTCGGTGGTAGTGGAGTTGCTGTTGCAGCTGGACAACAGCAGGCCGGTGGTCAGAGTCGGAGCCACCAACAAAGCAAGAGCAAGCGAACGAGGTGCAAGGTGTTTCATGAAGAGAATGGCAATGTGCAACGTGTGAAAAGCAATGTCGAGCCTATACGAACGGTCTAGATAGAGGTTCGACTTATTGCATTTTTCAAGCACTAACGCTATCAAAATCCCTCATTATACCAAGATTAAAACGGCATTGTTAACACCGTGGCCCACACGCTCTAAAGCAAAAAGGGCCTCCATGTCAACAGCACATAGCAGCTGACACGGAGGCGCTTTTTGCTTTAGAACAGTCAGGCTGCCTAATGGCTTCAGATTTAAACCAGTGTCGGTTTACTTGGCCATCGTGGAGTCGGTGCCCATGGCGGAACTGTCGGCACGGGCGGTAGTGGCGGTGCTGTCGGAAGCGGCGTTGGTTTCGCTCGAAACCACGGTGGCGGTTTTGTCGGCCTCAGTAGCGGTGGGCTCCGAGTTGCAGCTGCTCAACGCCAGGCCGCCGGAAAGCGAGAAGAGGCAGGCCACGGCGGCGGCCCGAAAAGTGGATACTTTCATAACAAGAAACTTCTGATGTGAAGGAAGGTGTGTGCCCGTGCTTACGGGCGGCTTAACTGAAGAGTTGGGTAAAACTGCCGGACTGCACGCTGGCAATGGGGTTCACAATCATTCGTTTCCGTGGCCCGCAATCCTTTGTGAAGGGGCAGCAGAAGGATTTTTTGCGTTTCTATCTATTCGTAAAAAAGGCGAAAGCCCACGGCACGTTGAGTGCGCACAGCCGGAGCGTTTTACTTTTGCGGCGTTCATTTTTCTATTCCAGATGCTCATTCGCGTTGTCCGCATGACGTTTGCGCCGGAGCAGGTGCCGGCCTTTCTCACGCTTTTTCACGCTACCAAACACCGCATCCGGCAGCGGCCCGGGTGCCGCCACCTAGAGCTGTGGCAGGATGCCGTCGTTCCCAACGTGTACTGCACTTTCAGCCATTGGGACGACGAAGCCGCGCTCAACGCCTATCGGGAGTCGGAACTGTTTGGCGAGGTGTGGCCGGCCACGAAACGGCTGTTTGCGGCACCGCCGGTGGCATTTTCGTCGGCCCCGGTCACAGTGGTGGAATAGCGCGAGGACCTGCGCCACAGACAGAATTTTGCTGAGGCCGCGGCTACAGATGCGGCACCGCTGGACGCATTATTGGCCAAACCATCAGGCCCCTTTAGCGGTACAAGCAGCGGGGCGCCCCGTTGCGGCCCTACCTTCGCCCATGCCCGACCCTGCCGATTACTTCGCTTTTTACGGTATTCCCGAGTCTTTCCGGCCCGATGAAGCCGCCCTCAAGCGCCGCTACTACGCCAAAAGCCGTGAAACTCATCCCGATTTTCACGCCACCAGCTCGCCTGAAAACCAAGCCGAAATGTTGCGCCAGTCTACGCTCAACACCGATGCCTACCGCACTCTCGCCGACCCCGACCAGCGCATGGCCTACCTGCTGCGCCACCACGGCCTGCTCGAAGAAGGCAAGCAGGAGCAGCTCCCGCCCGACTTCCTGATGGACATGATGGACCTCAACGAGCAACTCATGGAACTGGAAATGGAACCCGACCCCGCCACCCATACCAAAGCAGCTACCGAAGTACAAGCCCTAACCGAAACGCTGGACGCCGGTATTGAGCCGGTTCTGGCTGGCTATGAGCAGCTACCCGCCGACCACCGCCCGGCCGCGCTCCAGCAAATCCGCACCTACTACCTAAAAAAGCGGTATCTGTTGCGCATCCAGCAGCAGCTAGCTACCTTTGCAGCCCGCTCCTGATACCGGCAGAGCGGAATTGTTCTAAAAAGCTCATCCTGCCCGGATGGCGGAACCGGTAGACGCGTTGGTCTCAAACACCAATACCGCAAGGTGTGCCGGTTCGACTCCGGCTCCGGGTACTAGGAAGGTCTAACGACCACCCACAATTCAAGCCTCAAAAGCTGTAAATCTGTTCGCAGATGCAGTTTTTGAGGCTTTTTGCGTTCAGGCCAATCGGGAAGTTGTGTGACATTGGCTTCTGGCCTATTAAAAAACAATGGCTTTCGTAGCCATTTCCCTATGCAGGCTGGTAGGCTCCCCTACTTTGGTGCACTTTTGCAACTCAACCTTTGCCCAACCCCGAATGAAGTTTACTGCCCGTTTCCGCACGTTGGTGCCCGTGTACAGCCTTGGCCTGCTTGCGGCTGCCGCATTTCTGGATGGGTGCGCGAAAAAGGCATCCAGCAGTTCAAATGCTTCCCGCGACTACCTCGTGTACATCGGCACCAACGTGAGCTCGGAGCAGGAAAACTCGATTTACCTCTACCGTCTTGCGCCGGCTACCGGGGTGCTGACGCCGATAGGCGCGTACCGGGGCGGGGCCAGCCCCACCTACCTGACCATGCCGGCCGGGCGTAAGTTTATGTACGCGGTGAGCGAGACGCAGATGTTTCGGGGTGCCAAGGGCGGCGGAGTGAGC
This DNA window, taken from Hymenobacter sp. 5317J-9, encodes the following:
- a CDS encoding phytanoyl-CoA dioxygenase family protein: MAFEENGFAVLPGFFSADTVDGINAELAKLIETRQISRRYRNKFMFAFRQSARIREAGEGALRSLLAALLGHETTLFQSINFLTGSEQRTHSDSIHMSTFPLGGMAAAWVALEDITPGNGPLHYYPGSHKLPYYLNADYQNEGTTWLIGDKEYTEYEAYINQKIAEAGLPKQVFLARKGDVFVWHANLMHGGEPHLDKAQTRKSMVFHYFSQAHICYHEITQRPALL
- a CDS encoding GNAT family N-acetyltransferase; the encoded protein is MPATAYRITDLRDLDAAFTIREKVFQQEQGVPAAKEHDVHDRTDARHYLARAADGTPAGAARWRETENGVKLERFAVLSDFRNQEIGAALLHAVLADVQAELPDAEIYLNAQLRAVPFYERHGFQKQGEMFEEANIQHYKMVL
- a CDS encoding PhoH family protein, which produces MVEKIITLENMSLVDFLGPDNQNIRQLAAAFPGSKIISRGNEIKIQGQPAVISRINDLLSSLIEHYHQYGQITDKTVNQYLSATSEEAEGRVLAASPDVILFGAKGGVIKAKTPNQQKLVDTVMAHDLTFTLGPAGTGKTYISVALAVRALKNKEVKKIIISRPVVEAGESLGFLPGDMKEKVDPYLRPIYDALEDMIPAEKLKFYQENKIIEIAPLAYMRGRTLNNAFVLLDEAQNTTPSQLKMFLTRMGPTAKVMVNGDRSQIDLPTRQKSGLLQALDILKSVPGIGYVEMTSEDVVRHRLVKEIVEAYDRYDTEETTRQAQQNGSARRDERHERRLREQGLLPDAPATDEPELPVNHEQAL
- a CDS encoding SAM-dependent chlorinase/fluorinase encodes the protein MGLITLLTDFGYRDHYVAALKARLLQLAPATPVVDISHGVEPFNIAHAVHVLQSVFRDFPAGTVHVIGVDDHGAGPEPGWHAARYQGHFFVAGDNGILALLTTSAPEELVALPAAVTASPTRDVLLPAAVALANGQALTSLGPVVTNFHQLNNRQLRLQDHRITGHVAHVDHYGNLITNISRTAVDAVGHGRPFAVHFGRDVVREIHPHFSAAPPGEAVAVFNSQDCLCLGICQGNASELLGLHFDSQVDVRFPVE
- a CDS encoding alpha/beta hydrolase, which translates into the protein MAPTLTTGLLLSSCNSNSTTTETATTAGADSTATAASPDTAVTAGTPGTVKPTMAKPAWGPGLKPEMQAVIEQLMSFKNKPLPELTAAQARKQPTAADAAMKQMRLSNIPVPPLNCDTATKALMPGVKARIYTPKGAAGPFPVIVYYHGGGWVIATNDTYAASAQALCEQVGAVVVSVEYRKAPEHKFPTAHDDAFAAYQYVLKNAASMKGDPNKVAVVGESAGGNLACNVSIMARDKKVALPKYQVLVYPIAGSDTNTPSYQANTETAPLNKAGMEWFFKNYQRTPADLKDPRINLVAANLKGLEPTTVIGADYDP
- a CDS encoding antibiotic biosynthesis monooxygenase family protein; this encodes MLIRVVRMTFAPEQVPAFLTLFHATKHRIRQRPGCRHLELWQDAVVPNVYCTFSHWDDEAALNAYRESELFGEVWPATKRLFAAPPVAFSSAPVTVVE
- a CDS encoding iron-sulfur cluster co-chaperone HscB C-terminal domain-containing protein, whose amino-acid sequence is MPDPADYFAFYGIPESFRPDEAALKRRYYAKSRETHPDFHATSSPENQAEMLRQSTLNTDAYRTLADPDQRMAYLLRHHGLLEEGKQEQLPPDFLMDMMDLNEQLMELEMEPDPATHTKAATEVQALTETLDAGIEPVLAGYEQLPADHRPAALQQIRTYYLKKRYLLRIQQQLATFAARS